From the genome of Nicotiana tabacum cultivar K326 chromosome 2, ASM71507v2, whole genome shotgun sequence:
TATTTAGCTGGTTAGTGGCAATTGATTTTTAAATAACTTGAttgtataataattttttatactgCCAGCATAAGTAACTCAAAATGGGATGGAGGAAGCTGTATAATATAATATGCATGGCCTTTTTTTATGCTCATATTCGAGTGTATTAAGATTTTACGATTAAGCTAAGtagtaaatatatatagtatatgaaTTACAGGTGACTTAGGGCAAACTGATTGGACAACATCAACTCTTGATCATATTGCAAAATCAAATTACGACATTTTGTTATTGCCCGGGGACTTATCGTACGCGGACATGGTCCAGCCACGATGGGACTCGTTTGGCCGGTTGGTTGAACCGCTCGCGAGCCAACGGCCGTGGATGGTGACTCAAGGCAACCATGAGATTGAGAAATTTCCAGTGGTTCATACCCAACCTTTTACTGCCTACAATGCAAGATGGCTAATGCCATTTGAGCAAAGTGGTTCAACTTCAAACTTGTACTATTCCTTTGAAGTTGCTGGAGTTCATATCATTATGTTGGGCTCCTATACTGATTTTGGGCCTGACTCGGCCCAATACAACTGGCTCGATACCGATTTGAAGAAAGTTGATAGAACAAAAACTCCATGGTTGGTTATTCTTTTACATGCACCATGGTATAATTCTAACACTGCTCATCAAGGAGAGCTTGAATCTTATGGTATGAAATCATCTATGGAGGATTTACTTTTCGAGGCTCGTGTTGATATCGTTTTTGCTGGGCACGTTCACGCCTATGAGAGATTTGTAAGCTTCTTTTTCACTCTTAgatctctttatttttctttcttgatgATCACTAGGATtccgagagtctatcggaaacaaacTCTCTATCTTCTcagagtaggggtaaggtatgtgtacacactaccctcctataccccactagtgggattccactgggtttgttgttgatgataatgATCACTAGGATgtcgagagtctatcggaaacaactcTCTACCTTTccagggtaagggtaaggtctgtgtacacactacccgcCTCATACTTCACTTGTCGGATTCCATTGGGTTGttcttgttgttgatgatgatgatcactAGGATGACgggagtctatcggaaacaacctctctgtcTTTCCAGGGTAGGGTAAGGTCTGTCTACACACTACCCAtcccagatcccacttgtgggattccactggatctattgttgttgttgatgatcacGAGGATAGCTTCTTGACAAAATAATCACCTCTAATATGTAGAATATCTTGAAATGGCTATCAATTTAATCACAAaaagtaggggtgtcaatggttcggttcggccggttattttataaaatttgtaccattccaattttcggttattctattatgtataaccaaaattagacttttcgaaaccatcCCAATCATGTCAGTTTCTCTttggtatcggtacggttcggttaattttcgatatttttttaaatatcatgtaaaattcaccagtaaaagtagaatgcaataacatacgttcttttataagatttagcaaaactctctagatatttttactgtttaaagggtgatgaattaaaaaaaatcaaagatggctagagtattagatacatcaactattctacaacaacgtaaaagaaatcaagcaaaagcaaataaaatataaatcacacgagtggaaagatatggactcaagaataaagtatatagaagattaaatattcaaaaagataaatctaaattatatgaaaggaaacatattcaatacattgtagtttgctacttaTAATTGGTAGAATACTTTGTAttttgctaataaagatacttgaattaagtagaagtagcataataggttttaggaattagtattttgagtttaattatttgttggtttgtaatagttttcataattccaaggcccaaagaaaaatttaatgcattattttttttaaacttactagataaatatatttttcacatgtaaaatgtattcggtacggttcggtattttttggtttatttttataaaataaaaaacctaccctaattatcggtgtggttatagatttatataaaaacctatgattttttaaaaagaaacctaaaaatcggtttgGTGCAGTATGATTCGGTCGGTTTAGTCGATTTTCGAATATACATTGACACCCCTAACAAAAAGTATGTTACCGTGAGATGATTTCCTGACAATTAattctttttttgtgttttaatTCATGATATAGACTCGAGTTTACAAAGACAATGCTAATAATTGTGGTCCAGTATACATCACAATTGGAGATGGTGGTAATAGGGAAGGCCTCGCTAGCAAGTAAGTTCGGCCCACAAAGTATTCCGCGTttcattttcttatttcattttttgcacGTAGAAATATATTGACCCTTTTTATTGATCAATTAATAGGTATATAGATCCTCAACCAAAAATTTCACTATTCAGGGAGGCAAGTTTTGGACATGGAGAATTTGATGTGGTAAATGCAACTCATGCAAAATGGACATGGCATAGAAATGATGATGATGAAGCTGTCGTTGCTGATACTATTTGGATAACAAATCTTGCTTCTAATTCCCCTTGTAAATGATAAAGTAACATTCAAACTGAAACAAAATGCTCCCCACCCAATACTTGTGAGATTATAGACTTGGAAAAGAATTTAAAATTCGAAGTGACGATAATATACTTCGAGTTTCAAGTCCAGGAAAAAAGGACCAGCTCAGTTTCAAACTTTGCTAAGAAGTTgcctttttattattttgtttataattaaatagttcaattataaaataaaaaagaatgatGGATCTCTATTGCATGTTTGCCCTCCTAGGGtaagggtaagactgcgtacatcCTATATTTTCCAAACCCCATTTGTGGGAATCCACTGGATTGTTGTTATAATAACAGATCTCTATCATTCTTTAAGGGGTTGTTTCATTACTAGGATGGGATAGATAGGGATATCTCATGGGATTATTTATCCCACCTTCTATATGAAATAGTTAACACTATTTTAGCACAAAATGGTTCAGCGGATTAAGTAATACCTATAACCAAATGCGGGATATTTTATCCTTGAATTGGGCTATCCCTTATCCtaccaaccaaacgacccctaatatTGTATCAAACTAAAGTTGTATTCGAATAATTAATTGTGAACCTATTAACTAAGACGAGCTACAAGCTAAGCTCATGCTGCaatgttttcatttttttcttgtgTTACTTCTAATGAGATTATTCTACTGTTTCATTATGCTTTTGCCTGTAGATAATCCAGTATACTACACTTATATGTCTCTTAAAATTCCAGCAGTATCCTTTAGCTTCGTGACAATTTCATTGTTCTACTGATCTTTCATACTGTTTTCCACGTCAATTACCTTACATAATGACAATATTTGTTCCGGAAGGTTAGGtactatcggaaacaacctctttaacttgtgtaggggtaaggtctgtgtacacttCATCCTTCCTAGATCCCACATGTGAGATCATGCtagatatgttgttgttgttattttagaAGGCGGAAAAACTGTTTTGGTTACATGTAATTTAAGATAGGGAAATTGGTACCATACGATTATTTTTAGAATTGAGAAATCCTTAGGGAGCTAGCTGGCACATGTTTAGAAACTGTTGGAGTTCCAGATCTGTCTCAGCCCACTACAAAGTTCAGCAAGCACAACAAGAGTCCAACCTCCTTGACCCATTAGACTTAGTTTAATTATTCAATATGTCTATTCTTTTGATATAAATATATAAAGAGATCTATTTTTTTAACCTTATACAGATTTTTCAATCACTCAATAATATCATTTTCTTTCTCCACACGCTCATCTATGTTCTCTCTAAAACCTAGGATTTGCATCACACATTTTATCAAATCTAGCTCGAATTCTGAATGTTATCATGGTATAAGAGCAAGGAATTGACTAGCTCTGATCATTCCTGTTCGTCCGGTGTTACCCTTGTCGGGTGATTCGacatttttgtttgattttttggtGGCCATCTTACGGTGTTCAGGCGAGTTTATCAGAGATATGTTTTTTGACTGTTCTATTGTTACGGTTTTCCTTTTTCGAGTTATTGTTAAAGTTTGGTAACTTTTCTTCATTCTCGTTTTTCGCTACTGCTTCTGTGCACTTGTGTGGGTTTTCTTCGGAATTTCACTCATTTTGCTCGATTGTGTTTGGTGTGGGTGATTTTGTCTCAGTGAAATTATTGTCTGATTGTTTGTGTGATAatcataatccgaatttgctttagTATAGTTGAAATATGGGATCTGTTGGGGATTCTACTACTGACAGCTCTTCCAATACCTCTTCTACTGTCGAACTGTATCATCCCTTATATCTGTACCCTTCTGACTCCTCTGGCACAGTATTGCTGACTAAATCTTTTAATGGCATGGGTTATGGAGGTTGGAGGAGTATGTTGATAGGTTTATCCTGCAAAAATAAATTAGGGATTATTAATGGGACTGTCGTTAAACCAAATGAAAACTCTCCTCTGTTTGAACCATGGTGTCGATGTAATGATATGGTGACTGCTTGGATATTAAACAGTTTAGAGACAAAAATTAGGGAAAGTGTTATGTACACCGAGTCTGCCCAAAAACTATGGAAGGAAATTGAGCAACGTTATAGAAAACCGAATGGTACTAAGCTCTTTCAGATCAGAAAAGGCCTTGCTTCCATCTCCCAAGGTTCTTCAAGCATTGCTTCTTATTTTAGTCGCATTAAGAAGCTTTGCGATAAGCTGGCCTATTCcatctctgtcacgacccaaaattctaacctgtcgtgatggcgcctatctcgatgctaggcaagccgacaatctcaataaaccacaatttttttaagtttaaaaatataatatttaaacccAATCCACAAAtctcgcaaataccgatacaaacacttccaaaacctggtgtcattgaatacatgagcatctactatgaATATAAGTTTGGAAAATACGAtccataatagtctgagaccaaatatagtaattaaggagatagggaaggagaggcaaggtttGCGAAACATGacagctacctcagaatctctagaaaaatcaactgtgcgaaagaatcaacacctgttatgtccgggaatacctgaatctacacacgaagtgcagggtgtcgTATGAGTGCAACTAActtagcaagtaacaataataaataagaaactgaagatagtgacgagctacatggttacagttcattttcagtGATTCCAGCAAAGAGTAGACATGCTATCAACTCCAGCAGTTTaaatcaaatcagttttatacagttcaagttcatgtaatccggatataaaatcttcaGAGAATGAAaagcaacaaatgaaaagcaagtacagcctctcaagacAACAAttactcaactcatcacaacagctcaaccactcggctctcatccctcagcactcacactcaatgggtacccgcgctcactgggggtgtacagactccggaggggctcttacagcccaagctctataatctgcacggacaactcacgtgccatagtataaatatatggatccgtacggacaactcacgtgttgcatggacaactcgcgtgctatagtataatataaggatccgcatggacaactcacgtgttgctcggacaactcatgtgctatagtataatatctcacaatcaggccctcggcctcactcagtcataaatctctccagtctctagggctctcaatagtcatgatactcagcccaaataacaataatatgatgcatcaataatgaacaatagagactgagataaaataaataagtaaactgcGACTGAGtaaaaaacaataatttagcatataattcaacatgtacaagaCCTCCGTAGTATTCACAGCACCGTCGCATAGCCTAAGCATGCTTCACTGTCAAATTTTTATAGCACGGAAAGGGCACATAGCTAATGACAAGCTTATTCAACTTTTTTGTTTcatggaatggaccaagtcccaattcccacggtgtatgcccacacgcccatcacctagcatgtgcgtctcctccaaaatactcatataatataataatctggggtttcataccttcaggaccagatttaaaactgttacttacctcaaaccgtaaaattcttattctgctaagcctttgcctcatgaattggcctccaaacgcctcgaatccctatgtttttccttgaaaatctatcaaaaattgcctctcctcaagctccaatttgtcaaaaatggcgaatgtgATGAAGTCcctgctttataattctgcccaggcagccctcAGTACTGCCTCGATCATGGATCGATCATGGTCCTCGATCCTGACCCTCGATCAtgggcctcgatcatggctttgatcatggccctcggtcctgcctcgatcctgaccctcgatcctggccctcaatATTAGCCCTCGATCCtgaccctcgatcttggccctcaatattggccctcgatcctggccctcgatcttggccctcgatcctggccctcgatcctagccttcgatcatagcctatGACCccgggctcgatttctgggctc
Proteins encoded in this window:
- the LOC142168766 gene encoding putative purple acid phosphatase 20 — translated: MADVKVLLLFVLAISLAIDCSVSYDRPKARNSIFVSLSDDLDSSSPQQVHISMVGEDKMRISWITEDSGTPATVQYGTTPGSYPFSANGETTSYKYILYKSGEIHNVVIGPLKPNTNYYYRCGPDSSPEFSFKTPPAGFPIKFAVIGDLGQTDWTTSTLDHIAKSNYDILLLPGDLSYADMVQPRWDSFGRLVEPLASQRPWMVTQGNHEIEKFPVVHTQPFTAYNARWLMPFEQSGSTSNLYYSFEVAGVHIIMLGSYTDFGPDSAQYNWLDTDLKKVDRTKTPWLVILLHAPWYNSNTAHQGELESYGMKSSMEDLLFEARVDIVFAGHVHAYERFTRVYKDNANNCGPVYITIGDGGNREGLASKYIDPQPKISLFREASFGHGEFDVVNATHAKWTWHRNDDDEAVVADTIWITNLASNSPCK